Proteins encoded together in one Vitis vinifera cultivar Pinot Noir 40024 chromosome 4, ASM3070453v1 window:
- the LOC100260878 gene encoding BTB/POZ domain-containing protein At2g13690, giving the protein MDDITRRRPRARREPQPRRRSWCCSFSVPPTSPEHLRVSQPKPLQKFETLSKSGNSFPNSPQSARSGLGLVGRIDPRRILSPGRVSPIDSDPSGDLVHDILVDPSPVRDTGVRSASFRAPLENFRAPPEGSASPGSCNVVKEGENGAGVFDVRLNLKGKHGGSLVLELNSEVLSANSSVFADLISDYRKGCSGPAAKLCRIEVPEVEHLGVFRETIELMFEEDITKRLLKAGVYRSIDILEVSAGIMFTKGVLSCLKYLEAVPWSEEEEEKLRSVFERFKFDGATTKDILARLYPLDSGDSQGNLARQLVWSITTCVDTNARNELKLLVKGLLCKSSVYEKDRSDINKEDLYGVCQSCLGSLVTLFEEATNCSERLAKKEMDKPLIERISRQVDNINWLLDILVDRQIAEEFVEMWASQAELLRMHENTSPMVRYELSRVSAILFIAVGTRKMHCRTEARLGLLQAWFGPMVLDFGWLQRCKKGLDMKALEEAMGQALLTLPLKHQYMLFMEWFRCFSKHGTECPNLSKAFQIWWRRSFLRGSESHAIESR; this is encoded by the exons ATGGACGATATCACTCGCCGGAGACCCCGTGCTCGCCGGGAACCCCAGCCTCGCCGCCGATCATGGTGCTGCTCTTTCTCAGTGCCCCCGACGAGCCCAGAGCACCTCCGGGTCTCGCAACCCAAGCCTCTTCAGAAGTTCGAAACCCTATCCAAATCGGGCAACTCTTTTCCGAATTCGCCGCAAAGTGCCCGATCCGGATTGGGGTTGGTGGGTCGGATCGATCCACGACGAATCTTGTCGCCGGGTCGAGTTTCGCCGATCGACTCTGACCCATCTGGTGATTTAGTTCACGATATCTTGGTGGACCCGTCTCCGGTCCGTGATACGGGTGTGAGATCTGCGAGCTTTCGGGCACCGCTGGAGAATTTTCGGGCGCCGCCGGAAGGGTCGGCGTCGCCGGGTTCATGCAATGTTGTGAAGGAGGGTGAAAATGGAGCTGGGGTTTTTGATGTGAGGTTGAATTTGAAGGGAAAACATGGTGGGTCGTTGGTTTTGGAGTTGAATTCGGAGGTTTTGAGTGCGAACAGTTCCGTATTTGCGGATTTGATATCGGATTATCGGAAGGGTTGCAGTGGTCCTGCGGCGAAGTTGTGTAGGATTGAGGTTCCTGAGGTGGAGCATTTGGGTGTATTTCGTGAGACAATTGAGCTCATGTTTGAGGAAGATATCACCAAGCGGCTCTTGAAGGCTGGAGTATATCGGTCCATTGATATACTGGAG GTATCAGCAGGCATCATGTTCACTAAGGGTGTTTTGTCCTGTTTAAAATACCTTGAGGCTGTTCCTTGGAGTGAGGAAGAAGAGGAGAAGCTGAGAAGCGTATTTGAAAGGTTTAAGTTTGATGGTGCAACAACTAAAGACATCCTGGCCAGACTTTACCCTCTTGACTCGGGGGACTCACAAGGAAATCTAGCTAGACAGCTTGTTTGGTCCATCACCACTTGTGTTGATACCAATGCAAGGAATGAACTGAAGTTATTAGTCAAGGGCCTGCTGTGCAAAAGTTCAGTCTATGAGAAGGACCGCTCCGACATCAACAAGGAGGATCTCTACGGTGTTTGCCAATCTTGTTTGGGTTCACTAGTGACCCTGTTTGAGGAGGCCACCAATTGTAGTGAGAGATTGGCAAAAAAGGAAATGGATAAGCCTCTGATTGAACGCATTTCAAGGCAGGTTGATAACATCAATTGGCTTCTAGATATCCTAGTTGATAGGCAAATAGCTGAGGAGTTTGTGGAGATGTGGGCAAGCCAAGCGGAATTGCTTAGGATGCATGAGAACACCTCTCCAATGGTCAGATATGAGCTGAGTCGGGTTTCAGCCATTTTGTTCATTGCAGTGGGTACCAGAAAAATGCATTGTCGAACAGAAGCAAGATTAGGTCTTCTGCAGGCATGGTTTGGGCCTATGGTGCTGGACTTTGGTTGGCTACAGAGATGCAAAAAGGGGCTTGACATGAAGGCATTGGAGGAAGCCATGGGCCAGGCACTGCTTACACTTCCTTTGAAGCATCAGTACATGCTGTTTATGGAATGGTTTCGTTGCTTTTCCAAGCATGGTACTGAATGCCCTAATCTGAGCAAAGCCTTCCAAATCTGGTGGCGTAGATCATTTCTAAGAGGCTCAGAAAGTCATGCCATTGAGTCCAGGTAA